In Synechocystis sp. PCC 6714, the following are encoded in one genomic region:
- a CDS encoding DUF760 domain-containing protein, whose product MTHEPQRPQPLFAGNEAPGKDSLWTYVQELSPETIAQLSRPDSQEVFQVMERNIIGLLGNLPSEHFGVTISTSRENLGRLLASAMMSGYFLRNAEQRLGFEQAFKSAGNSNDGGNPFS is encoded by the coding sequence GTGACCCATGAACCCCAACGTCCCCAACCACTATTCGCCGGCAATGAAGCCCCAGGCAAAGATAGTTTGTGGACCTATGTTCAAGAATTAAGCCCTGAAACCATCGCTCAACTGTCCCGCCCCGATTCCCAGGAAGTGTTTCAGGTAATGGAGCGCAACATTATCGGTCTGTTGGGAAATTTACCCTCGGAGCACTTTGGGGTAACCATCAGCACCAGCCGGGAAAATTTAGGCCGTCTTTTAGCTTCCGCCATGATGAGTGGTTATTTCCTCCGCAACGCCGAGCAACGGTTGGGCTTTGAACAGGCTTTTAAAAGTGCCGGCAACAGCAATGACGGGGGCAATCCATTTAGCTAA
- the miaB gene encoding tRNA (N6-isopentenyl adenosine(37)-C2)-methylthiotransferase MiaB translates to MNVSHRRYHIITFGCQMNKADSERMAGILEDLGMTYTDDPNQADLVLYNTCTIRDNAEQKVYSYLGRQAKRKQTEPQLTLVVAGCVAQQEGEQLLRRVPELDLVMGPQHANRLDQLLEQVWAGSQVVATESLHIMEDITKPRRESTVTAWVNVIYGCNERCSYCVVPNVRGVEQSRTPEAIYDEMVVLAGQGFKEVTLLGQNIDAYGRDLPGTIPSGRHLHTLTDLLYHIHDIDGIDRLRFATSHPRYFTERLIQACQELPKVCEHFHIPFQSGDNDILKAMKRGYTREKYLQIIEKIRRYMPDASISADVIVGFPGETEAQFENTLQLVEEVGFDLLNTAAYSPRPGTPAAVWDNQLSEEVKGDRLQRLNHLVSIQAMERSQRYLGRVEEVLVEGENLKSPGQVMGRTRGNRLTFFQGNIGELLGKTVPVRITEARAFSLTGEALSLVTA, encoded by the coding sequence ATGAATGTTTCCCACCGTCGTTACCACATCATCACCTTCGGCTGTCAGATGAATAAGGCAGACTCGGAGAGAATGGCGGGCATTCTTGAAGATTTGGGCATGACCTACACCGATGACCCCAACCAAGCAGATCTAGTTCTTTACAATACCTGCACCATCCGGGACAACGCTGAGCAAAAGGTCTATTCCTATCTCGGTCGTCAGGCCAAGCGCAAACAAACGGAACCGCAATTGACCCTAGTGGTGGCGGGCTGTGTGGCCCAACAGGAAGGGGAACAGCTATTGCGACGGGTGCCGGAATTGGATCTAGTGATGGGGCCCCAGCACGCTAATCGTTTAGATCAATTATTGGAACAGGTGTGGGCCGGCAGCCAGGTGGTAGCCACGGAAAGCCTCCATATTATGGAGGACATCACCAAACCCCGACGGGAAAGTACAGTTACAGCTTGGGTGAATGTTATCTACGGTTGCAATGAGCGCTGTAGTTATTGCGTAGTTCCCAATGTGCGGGGGGTAGAACAATCCCGTACCCCAGAGGCGATTTATGACGAGATGGTAGTTCTTGCGGGGCAAGGTTTTAAGGAAGTTACCCTACTGGGGCAAAACATTGATGCCTACGGTCGCGATTTACCCGGTACAATTCCATCGGGTCGCCATCTCCATACCCTGACGGATTTGCTTTACCATATCCATGACATTGATGGGATCGATCGCCTGCGGTTTGCCACCAGCCATCCCCGTTATTTCACCGAACGGTTAATCCAAGCTTGCCAAGAATTGCCCAAGGTCTGTGAACATTTCCATATTCCTTTCCAATCTGGGGATAACGACATTCTCAAGGCCATGAAACGGGGCTATACCAGGGAAAAATATTTGCAAATCATTGAAAAAATCCGCCGCTATATGCCCGATGCCTCCATCAGTGCTGATGTCATTGTGGGTTTTCCGGGGGAAACGGAAGCGCAATTTGAAAATACTCTCCAACTCGTTGAAGAAGTGGGTTTTGACCTGCTCAACACCGCCGCCTATTCTCCCCGCCCCGGTACTCCCGCCGCCGTTTGGGATAATCAACTTTCCGAAGAAGTCAAAGGCGATCGCCTGCAAAGGTTAAACCATTTGGTTTCTATCCAAGCCATGGAACGTTCCCAGCGTTACCTCGGCCGGGTAGAGGAAGTGCTCGTGGAGGGGGAAAACCTCAAAAGTCCAGGGCAGGTGATGGGTCGTACCAGGGGTAACCGCTTAACTTTCTTCCAAGGCAATATTGGTGAACTGTTAGGAAAAACCGTGCCGGTGAGAATTACCGAAGCCCGGGCCTTTAGCCTCACCGGGGAAGCTTTAAGTTTAGTTACCGCCTGA
- a CDS encoding RNA methyltransferase: MHPLPSDIAPITSTQNPLVKKLRQLHQTKGRKQQGQLLLEGTHLVEVALAQGKRFNHGCFTAVWQEKNPALVDRLVAQSAQSYLVSGEVLAKMASTVNPDGVVATLAMDQFWRSPPPNPQLGLVLEHLQDPGNLGTILRTAAATGVEGIWLTADCADPTSPKVLRSSAGSSLLLPQQQLESLPPLLEKFQAQGLQLIATVPQGSQTLWEIDFQRPTIVIFGSEGQGLSAPVLAMTTHQVAIPQAPAVESLNVAIAVGVMLYEARRQQWSVSTPG; encoded by the coding sequence GTGCACCCATTGCCCAGTGACATTGCCCCCATCACCAGTACCCAAAACCCCCTGGTTAAAAAATTGCGGCAACTGCACCAAACCAAGGGACGCAAACAACAGGGCCAGCTTTTGCTGGAAGGAACCCATTTGGTGGAAGTGGCCCTAGCCCAGGGCAAACGCTTTAACCATGGCTGTTTCACCGCAGTGTGGCAGGAAAAAAATCCCGCCCTAGTCGATCGCCTAGTGGCCCAGTCCGCCCAAAGCTATTTGGTCAGTGGGGAAGTTTTAGCAAAAATGGCCAGTACCGTTAACCCCGACGGCGTGGTAGCCACCTTGGCTATGGATCAATTTTGGCGATCGCCTCCCCCCAATCCTCAGTTGGGCTTGGTGCTGGAACATCTACAGGATCCAGGTAACCTGGGCACCATTCTGAGAACCGCCGCCGCCACTGGAGTAGAAGGGATTTGGTTAACCGCTGACTGTGCTGATCCCACCAGCCCGAAGGTTCTACGCTCATCCGCCGGCAGTAGCTTGCTTTTGCCCCAGCAACAACTGGAATCTTTGCCGCCATTGTTGGAAAAATTCCAAGCCCAGGGACTGCAACTGATTGCCACCGTGCCCCAGGGCTCCCAAACCCTCTGGGAAATTGATTTTCAGCGGCCCACTATAGTAATTTTTGGCAGTGAAGGCCAAGGGCTCAGCGCTCCAGTGCTGGCAATGACTACCCATCAAGTGGCCATTCCCCAGGCCCCGGCAGTGGAATCCCTCAACGTGGCGATCGCCGTGGGGGTAATGCTCTACGAAGCGAGGCGACAACAATGGTCGGTGTCAACACCAGGATAA
- a CDS encoding NAD-dependent epimerase/dehydratase family protein, translating to MRALVIGGDGYCGWATALYLSNKGYEVGILDSLVRRYWDAQLGAETLTPIAPIRQRLDRWYELTGKKIDLFIGDINDYPFLTNSLRQFQPDAVVHFGEQRSAPFSMIDREHAVLTQANNVLGNLNLLYALKEDFPDCHLVKLGTMGEYGTPNIDIEEGYITIEHKGRKDTLPYPKQPGSFYHLSKVHDSHNIHFACKIWGLRATDLNQGIVYGVLTEETGMDEMLINRLDYDGVFGTALNRFCIQAAIGHPLTVYGKGGQTRGLLDIRDTVRCIELAIANPADPGQFRVFNQYTELFSVGDLAQMVQKAGADLGLKVEIDHLANPRVELEEHYFNAVNTNLLDLGLQPHYLSDSLLDSLLNFATKYKDRVDQKHILPKVTWRG from the coding sequence ATGAGAGCTCTGGTTATTGGCGGTGACGGTTACTGTGGTTGGGCCACGGCACTGTATCTCTCTAACAAAGGCTATGAAGTTGGTATTTTAGACAGTTTGGTGCGGCGTTATTGGGATGCCCAGTTGGGGGCCGAAACATTGACACCTATCGCCCCGATCCGTCAACGCTTAGACCGCTGGTATGAGTTGACCGGCAAGAAAATTGACCTGTTCATCGGTGACATTAACGATTATCCCTTTTTGACCAACTCCCTGCGTCAGTTCCAACCGGATGCGGTGGTGCATTTTGGTGAACAACGGTCAGCCCCCTTTTCCATGATTGACCGGGAACACGCGGTGCTCACCCAGGCCAATAACGTGTTGGGCAACTTGAATTTACTCTATGCCCTCAAAGAAGATTTTCCCGATTGTCATTTGGTCAAACTGGGCACCATGGGGGAATACGGCACCCCCAACATTGACATTGAAGAGGGCTACATCACCATTGAGCATAAGGGCCGCAAAGACACCCTGCCCTATCCCAAGCAACCCGGTAGTTTCTATCACCTCAGCAAAGTCCACGACAGCCATAACATCCATTTCGCTTGCAAAATCTGGGGTCTGCGGGCCACGGATTTGAACCAAGGCATTGTTTACGGGGTGCTGACGGAGGAAACGGGCATGGATGAAATGCTGATCAACCGTCTTGATTACGATGGGGTATTCGGCACCGCTTTAAACCGTTTTTGCATTCAAGCAGCCATTGGCCATCCCCTGACGGTCTACGGTAAAGGTGGCCAAACCCGTGGTTTGTTAGATATTCGGGATACGGTGCGCTGTATTGAACTGGCGATCGCCAATCCAGCGGACCCTGGCCAATTCCGGGTATTTAACCAGTATACGGAACTGTTTAGTGTCGGTGACTTAGCCCAAATGGTACAAAAAGCTGGGGCGGACCTGGGGCTAAAAGTTGAGATTGACCACCTCGCCAACCCCCGGGTTGAGTTGGAAGAGCATTATTTCAACGCCGTTAACACCAACCTATTGGATCTGGGACTACAACCCCATTACCTATCCGATTCTTTACTGGATTCCCTGCTGAACTTCGCCACCAAGTACAAAGACCGGGTGGACCAAAAGCATATTCTGCCCAAAGTTACCTGGCGCGGCTAG
- a CDS encoding tetratricopeptide repeat protein gives MTFRSPRTTVFNPLECRPDSYKGWYQQGNTLWQQGKYNDALLSYERALDYYPGDYWAWYKRGITLEHLGRYEDAAGSYNNACQIQPDNYWAWYDQGCVYLNEIDDFERAIPCFQRALNYLPKDYWATYRLGESYRLSGQYEAAIATFRRTLTVRQDDFWSWYRQADCFRRWGHYSQALQCYKKSVEIRPNDYWAWFRQGELWQKLYRYPAAIACYHRALDVEVDDDYSWYEIALCQVLQKNYAESIYALGKVLEWYPAAYLGLIEGETIFADLRSSPSYQALLQTARQRVMEQSFDDGN, from the coding sequence ATGACCTTCCGATCGCCTCGCACCACTGTTTTTAATCCTCTTGAGTGCCGCCCTGATAGTTATAAAGGTTGGTACCAACAGGGGAACACCCTCTGGCAACAGGGGAAGTATAACGATGCTTTGCTCAGCTACGAAAGGGCTTTGGACTACTACCCTGGGGACTATTGGGCTTGGTACAAACGGGGCATCACCCTGGAACATTTGGGGCGCTATGAAGATGCGGCCGGAAGCTATAACAATGCTTGCCAAATTCAGCCGGACAATTATTGGGCCTGGTACGACCAGGGTTGTGTGTACCTCAACGAAATTGATGATTTTGAGCGGGCTATCCCTTGTTTCCAAAGGGCTCTAAATTATTTACCTAAAGATTATTGGGCCACCTATCGCCTCGGGGAATCCTACCGACTCTCCGGCCAGTACGAAGCGGCGATCGCCACTTTTCGGCGAACATTAACCGTTCGTCAGGATGATTTTTGGTCTTGGTATCGCCAGGCAGATTGTTTCCGCCGTTGGGGTCATTACTCCCAAGCTTTGCAATGCTATAAGAAATCAGTGGAAATCCGGCCCAATGACTACTGGGCTTGGTTTCGGCAAGGGGAACTATGGCAAAAACTTTACCGTTATCCAGCGGCGATCGCCTGCTATCACCGGGCTTTAGATGTGGAAGTAGACGACGACTATAGTTGGTATGAGATTGCCCTTTGCCAGGTGCTGCAAAAAAATTACGCAGAAAGCATTTACGCCTTGGGTAAAGTGTTGGAATGGTACCCAGCCGCCTACCTGGGCTTGATAGAAGGGGAAACAATTTTTGCTGATCTTCGGAGCTCACCCAGTTACCAAGCCCTACTGCAAACTGCCCGTCAAAGGGTGATGGAACAGAGTTTTGACGATGGCAATTAG
- the glpK gene encoding glycerol kinase GlpK, which yields MTAKQNQYVMALDLGTTGNRAILFDYEGNIAGQVYKELTQFYPKAGWVEHDALEIWQDTKTAMQEVVQKNAIQPQQIVAIGLTVQRETCLLWDKTTGQPLHPAIVWQDRRTAHFCRALEAKGYVEEIYDRTGLVLDAYFSATKLHWLLDWVKQNRAIDPANLLAGTVDSWALWNLTGGKVHRTDHSNASRTMVLNLHSLTWDEKLLDLFGIPAHIMPEVQPSLSYFGVTDPEILGVEIPITAIFGDQQAALYAHGCDRPGLLKCTYGTGAFLVANTGSKVTRSQHRLLSTVAWTQTNSDQSLKTDYALEGSMFTAGSCVRWLRDKLGLIDSAKGSETLARSVDSNGGVYFVPALSGLGAPHWDMNACGAFFGLTGGVTKAHLVRSVLEAIAFQAREVVEAINQDSPAPIRQLKVDGGACNNDFLMQCQADVLGIPVERPVVLDATAQGAAFGAGLTVGFWQDYRALVENRVIDRVFEPGESSSSAQANFSVWQGAVGRAKNWVESAAE from the coding sequence ATGACAGCCAAGCAAAATCAGTATGTGATGGCCCTGGATTTGGGCACCACAGGCAATCGAGCCATTTTGTTTGACTACGAGGGCAACATTGCGGGACAAGTTTACAAAGAGTTAACCCAGTTTTATCCCAAGGCCGGTTGGGTGGAACATGATGCCCTGGAAATCTGGCAGGATACTAAAACTGCGATGCAGGAGGTGGTGCAAAAAAACGCTATCCAACCGCAACAAATTGTGGCGATCGGCCTCACTGTCCAGCGGGAAACTTGCTTACTGTGGGATAAAACCACCGGCCAGCCCCTCCACCCGGCGATCGTTTGGCAGGACCGGCGCACCGCCCATTTTTGCCGAGCATTGGAGGCTAAGGGGTATGTAGAAGAAATCTATGACCGCACGGGCCTTGTGTTGGATGCCTATTTTTCGGCCACCAAGCTCCATTGGCTGTTGGATTGGGTCAAGCAGAACCGGGCAATCGATCCGGCCAACCTATTGGCGGGCACCGTTGATAGCTGGGCTCTCTGGAATTTAACCGGCGGCAAAGTCCACCGCACGGACCACAGTAATGCTAGCCGTACCATGGTGCTCAATTTGCACAGTTTGACTTGGGACGAAAAATTGTTAGATCTGTTTGGTATTCCCGCCCACATCATGCCGGAGGTTCAACCTAGTTTGAGCTACTTCGGCGTGACTGACCCAGAAATTCTGGGGGTAGAAATTCCCATTACCGCCATTTTCGGTGACCAACAGGCGGCCCTCTATGCCCACGGCTGCGATCGCCCGGGGCTACTGAAATGCACCTACGGCACAGGGGCCTTTTTAGTGGCTAATACGGGCTCAAAAGTTACCCGTTCTCAGCATCGCTTACTTTCCACCGTGGCCTGGACCCAAACCAACTCCGATCAAAGCTTAAAAACTGACTACGCTTTGGAAGGAAGTATGTTCACCGCTGGCTCCTGTGTGCGATGGCTCCGGGATAAGTTGGGATTAATCGATTCAGCCAAGGGCAGTGAAACCCTTGCTCGCAGTGTGGATAGTAATGGCGGGGTTTACTTTGTGCCAGCCCTGAGTGGTTTGGGGGCTCCCCATTGGGACATGAATGCCTGTGGCGCTTTTTTCGGCCTCACCGGCGGCGTGACCAAAGCTCATCTAGTACGTTCTGTCCTAGAGGCGATCGCCTTCCAAGCCAGGGAAGTGGTGGAGGCCATTAACCAAGATAGCCCCGCTCCCATTCGACAGCTGAAAGTAGATGGAGGAGCCTGTAACAACGACTTTTTGATGCAATGCCAAGCAGACGTTTTAGGCATTCCGGTGGAGCGCCCGGTGGTGTTGGATGCCACTGCCCAGGGGGCCGCTTTTGGGGCCGGGCTAACGGTGGGTTTCTGGCAAGATTACCGGGCTTTAGTGGAAAATCGGGTCATTGACCGAGTATTCGAGCCCGGGGAAAGCTCCTCCAGCGCCCAGGCTAATTTTTCCGTTTGGCAGGGGGCTGTTGGTCGAGCGAAAAATTGGGTCGAGTCGGCGGCGGAGTAG
- a CDS encoding DUF2470 domain-containing protein — translation MADPLTPAISDRICKHMNEDHASAIALYAQAFGQQTGVESAQMQAIDPEGMDLLIHSDGQIKTIRIAFEQPLQDSEDAHQVLIAMAKQARSLAK, via the coding sequence ATGGCTGATCCCCTCACCCCTGCTATCAGTGACCGCATTTGTAAGCATATGAATGAAGACCATGCTTCGGCGATCGCCCTTTACGCCCAAGCTTTTGGCCAACAAACTGGGGTGGAGTCCGCCCAAATGCAGGCCATTGACCCCGAAGGCATGGATTTATTAATACATAGTGACGGACAAATTAAAACCATCCGCATTGCCTTTGAGCAACCCCTCCAGGATTCCGAAGACGCTCACCAAGTATTAATTGCCATGGCCAAGCAGGCCCGGAGTCTTGCCAAATAG
- a CDS encoding Uma2 family endonuclease yields the protein MPPNWMIEILPFKESQTKVVKSILFHFNDGTEMGWLINPKEKSIFVYQPSRSPEIFDEMESSFAQTTDLTLGELFGWLIE from the coding sequence CTGCCGCCTAATTGGATGATTGAAATATTGCCTTTTAAAGAAAGTCAAACAAAAGTAGTAAAGAGTATTTTATTTCACTTCAATGATGGCACTGAGATGGGTTGGCTGATTAATCCGAAAGAAAAATCCATCTTTGTCTATCAACCCAGTCGATCGCCAGAAATTTTTGACGAAATGGAGTCAAGCTTTGCCCAGACCACGGATTTAACCTTGGGGGAACTGTTCGGCTGGTTAATCGAGTAA